A genome region from Lactobacillus sp. ESL0791 includes the following:
- a CDS encoding PTS sugar transporter subunit IIA, translating to MDMDLSKLFDAKIIDLNMNVSTKKDAIKHLTDLLFDAGYVNDKQDYIEDIYRREEQGITGMGNGIAIPHGKSGSVLKTGLAVGKSTQKIEWESYDNQPVDIVFLFAVPDKKEGNIIHLKLLSKVAGKLGNEEILKKIRAAKTAEDIKECMFE from the coding sequence ATGGATATGGATTTATCAAAACTGTTTGATGCTAAAATTATTGACCTGAATATGAATGTCAGCACTAAAAAAGATGCGATAAAACATTTAACAGATCTTTTATTCGATGCAGGATATGTTAATGATAAACAGGACTATATAGAAGATATATATAGGAGAGAAGAACAAGGAATAACTGGCATGGGGAATGGAATTGCAATTCCTCATGGAAAATCTGGGTCAGTTTTGAAAACAGGGCTTGCAGTTGGAAAATCAACACAAAAAATCGAATGGGAATCATACGACAACCAACCTGTGGACATTGTTTTTCTTTTTGCGGTACCTGATAAAAAAGAGGGTAATATTATTCATTTAAAATTGCTCTCAAAGGTTGCAGGCAAATTGGGTAATGAAGAAATTTTGAAAAAAATACGGGCTGCGAAGACGGCTGAGGATATCAAAGAGTGTATGTTTGAATAG
- a CDS encoding aldose 1-epimerase family protein, whose amino-acid sequence MFILENDKFLTEINPLGAQINRIYNKEDKIEYIWNGERWPKHAPVLFPAIGASFDNSYFIDGKQYSIPVHGFANVSDFKLVSKTNNNLTLMLSDSAETRKIYPFKFTLIASYTILPDGISLSFLVQNLSDETMPFALGSHPAFNIPMAKDGLQYDDYKVTFAGDFELPLKSYEIIQTPTPFRTGNIIDFSQSKEVKLNHEMFRNGLKVIANENVNEVKLSSANKDYLKIKLGSFKNFCLWTKEDEDLGFLCIELFNGLPDKNGKSVDWRNKEGNILLEPGQSKLMQYEISFM is encoded by the coding sequence ATGTTTATATTAGAAAATGATAAATTTTTAACTGAGATTAATCCCTTAGGAGCGCAAATTAATCGAATATATAATAAGGAAGATAAAATTGAGTATATATGGAATGGTGAAAGGTGGCCTAAGCACGCTCCTGTACTGTTCCCGGCTATTGGTGCATCTTTTGATAATAGCTATTTCATTGACGGAAAGCAATATTCAATACCAGTTCATGGTTTTGCTAATGTTTCTGATTTCAAATTAGTGTCAAAAACGAATAATAACTTGACTTTAATGCTTTCTGATTCTGCCGAAACTAGAAAAATTTATCCGTTTAAATTCACACTAATCGCATCATATACGATTTTACCTGATGGCATATCACTTAGTTTCCTTGTTCAGAATTTAAGTGATGAAACTATGCCATTTGCGTTAGGCTCACATCCTGCGTTTAATATTCCAATGGCGAAAGATGGGCTGCAATATGACGATTATAAGGTTACTTTTGCTGGTGATTTTGAATTGCCGCTAAAAAGTTATGAAATAATTCAAACACCAACTCCATTTAGAACCGGCAATATAATTGATTTTTCGCAAAGCAAAGAAGTTAAGTTAAATCATGAAATGTTTCGTAATGGTCTTAAAGTTATCGCCAATGAAAATGTAAATGAGGTAAAATTATCTTCTGCTAATAAAGATTATTTAAAAATTAAACTCGGTAGTTTTAAAAACTTTTGTCTTTGGACAAAGGAAGATGAGGACCTAGGATTTTTGTGTATTGAGTTATTTAATGGTTTACCAGACAAAAATGGAAAATCAGTTGATTGGAGAAATAAAGAAGGAAACATCTTACTGGAACCTGGTCAAAGTAAATTGATGCAGTATGAAATTTCTTTTATGTAG